In a genomic window of Akkermansia massiliensis:
- a CDS encoding YlbF family regulator, translating to MNTPVLNDNLRAATEALCNLLAKEDQVVASKAKIGLFFQNPEATKLFEEVNAYGEELRNKHLAGMPPTEEEISKFDTLRENVVKNDAARGFLEARQTIDELLNTINHYLGMSIDLGRAPTPEEIEEARQRAMSAQTSCSCGGSCDKESCDCDGNCDHDHDHKDGGCGCGNH from the coding sequence ATGAATACCCCCGTTCTCAATGACAACCTGCGCGCCGCCACGGAAGCCCTTTGCAACCTGCTTGCCAAGGAAGACCAGGTTGTGGCCTCCAAGGCAAAAATCGGCCTCTTTTTCCAGAATCCGGAGGCAACCAAGCTTTTTGAAGAAGTAAACGCCTACGGAGAAGAACTGCGCAACAAGCACTTGGCCGGCATGCCCCCCACGGAAGAGGAAATCTCCAAGTTCGATACCCTGCGTGAAAACGTTGTCAAGAACGATGCCGCCCGCGGCTTCCTGGAAGCCCGCCAGACCATCGATGAACTCCTGAACACCATCAATCATTATCTGGGCATGTCCATCGACCTTGGCCGTGCGCCCACTCCGGAAGAAATCGAGGAAGCCCGGCAGCGCGCCATGAGCGCCCAGACTTCCTGCTCCTGTGGCGGCAGCTGCGACAAGGAAAGCTGCGATTGCGACGGCAATTGCGACCACGACCACGATCACAAGGACGGGGGCTGCGGCTGCGGCAACCACTAA
- a CDS encoding GspE/PulE family protein, which yields MDTNLTLELFIGRGMIDKSLAKDIKEEMTVSGKELPEVLADFGIIGSKDDIWQMIASDLGTEFITLDNFQPDPNVQNMMPATLVRLHGALPVRHGPEGLYVCLVDPLNPQTVEDLRFALGQDIHVLIAPDYQISERINELYGGESAAMTDLMQELNNMQVNNETEDSAAAPVIRFVDLVITQAIKEKASDIHFEPFEKEFKIRYRVDGSLYEMQPPPVHLSVPVISRVKVMANMNIAERRVPQDGRIVKQIGNRAVDMRVSSLPTQYGESVVLRVLDRSSVNLNLDNLGLPPHIHEYILDTVHKPNGIFIVTGPTGAGKTTTLYAALREINTIDSKVLTAEDPVEYDIDGIIQIPINEAIGLDFPMVLRAFLRQDPDRILVGEMRDMATAQIAIQASLTGHLVLSTLHTNDSAGAITRLVDMGCEPFLVAASLEGVLAQRLVRTICPDCRTPYEPSSTILSQLGVSPYELGDKHFFTGRGCDKCSNSGYKGRKGIYELLDINDTLRDMITDRAPSVVLKQKAIEMGMSTLREDGLRNIYDGNTTIEEVLKYT from the coding sequence ATGGACACCAATCTTACACTGGAACTTTTTATCGGCCGGGGAATGATCGACAAATCCCTGGCGAAGGACATCAAGGAGGAAATGACCGTCTCCGGCAAGGAGCTGCCGGAAGTGCTGGCAGACTTCGGCATCATCGGCAGCAAGGACGATATCTGGCAGATGATCGCCAGCGACCTGGGGACGGAATTCATTACGCTGGACAACTTCCAGCCGGACCCGAACGTGCAGAACATGATGCCGGCCACGCTCGTGCGCCTGCACGGCGCCCTGCCCGTGCGGCACGGCCCGGAAGGCCTGTACGTCTGCCTGGTGGACCCCCTGAATCCGCAGACGGTGGAGGACCTGCGCTTCGCCCTCGGCCAAGACATCCACGTCCTCATCGCTCCGGATTACCAGATTTCCGAACGCATCAACGAACTGTACGGCGGGGAATCCGCCGCCATGACGGACCTGATGCAGGAGCTCAACAACATGCAGGTCAACAATGAAACGGAAGATTCCGCCGCCGCGCCCGTCATTCGCTTTGTGGACCTGGTCATCACGCAGGCCATTAAGGAAAAAGCATCCGACATTCACTTTGAACCCTTTGAAAAGGAATTCAAAATCCGCTACCGCGTGGACGGCTCCCTTTATGAAATGCAGCCGCCGCCCGTTCACCTGTCCGTCCCGGTTATTTCCCGCGTCAAGGTCATGGCGAACATGAACATCGCGGAACGCCGCGTTCCGCAGGACGGCCGAATCGTCAAGCAGATAGGGAACCGGGCGGTGGACATGCGTGTTTCCTCCCTGCCCACCCAGTACGGTGAATCCGTGGTGCTCCGCGTGCTGGACCGCTCTTCCGTCAACCTGAACCTGGACAACCTGGGGCTCCCCCCGCATATTCATGAATATATTCTGGATACGGTCCACAAACCCAACGGCATTTTCATCGTCACCGGTCCCACCGGCGCCGGCAAGACCACCACGCTGTATGCCGCCCTGCGGGAAATCAATACCATTGATTCCAAGGTGCTGACGGCGGAGGACCCCGTGGAATACGACATCGACGGCATTATCCAGATCCCGATCAATGAAGCTATTGGCCTGGATTTCCCGATGGTGCTCCGCGCCTTCCTGCGACAGGACCCGGACCGCATTCTGGTGGGGGAAATGCGAGACATGGCGACCGCCCAGATCGCCATCCAGGCATCCCTGACGGGCCACCTGGTGCTCTCCACCCTGCACACGAACGACTCCGCCGGCGCCATTACGCGACTGGTGGACATGGGCTGCGAACCTTTCCTGGTGGCAGCCTCCCTGGAAGGGGTGCTGGCCCAGCGCCTGGTGCGCACCATCTGCCCGGACTGCCGCACGCCGTATGAACCCTCCTCCACCATCCTCTCCCAGCTTGGCGTGTCTCCCTATGAACTGGGAGACAAGCATTTCTTCACGGGCCGCGGTTGCGACAAATGCTCCAACTCCGGCTACAAGGGCCGCAAGGGGATCTACGAGCTTCTGGATATCAACGATACCCTGCGGGACATGATTACGGACCGCGCGCCCTCCGTGGTGCTGAAGCAGAAGGCCATTGAAATGGGCATGTCCACCCTGCGTGAAGACGGTCTGAGAAATATTTACGACGGCAATACCACCATTGAAGAAGTGCTGAAGTATACTTAA
- a CDS encoding GspE/PulE family protein, with the protein MYSNESYLIELLTQAGYLNEEILQYARSQKSPTQDLVDFLIQANYLTEDVIAQVAASTSLLPVVDLGSMHIPQEVRELITPELARRFRAIPISDDGFSVNIAIDDPLNLETMDSLPQLMGRDVIFSVATHSAVESRLKEFYRDLTVPADAAGLDGDDGDAPIIRLVQQMLTDAFKMRASDIHIEPMENRLRIRYRVDGKLVEVATHPKKLLSPIIARLKVMSTTMSIAEKRMPQDGRIQMNIGGKQIDLRVSSVPSNHGESIVMRILDKSALVLGLPQLGFFSDDEAVFDRLITLPDGIILVTGPTGSGKTTTLYACLNHINRPDKKIITVEDPVEYELSGINQVMVKADIGMTFAAALRAMLRQAPNIIMIGEIRDMETASIAINASLTGHLVFSTLHTNDAPSAVARLADIGIKRFLIASSVRAIMAQRLVRKLCDRCKVDGVLTEKQAHTLNIDMSRLTPGQIKAPHGCDFCRGGGFKGRMGLFEIFEIDDEVRRMINENLTSPQLRQRARELGMRTLREDGVRKVLAGLTSPEEVLNVTMGDAN; encoded by the coding sequence GTGTACTCCAACGAATCATATCTCATCGAACTTCTTACGCAGGCCGGCTATCTGAATGAAGAGATTCTTCAATACGCGCGCAGTCAAAAATCTCCCACCCAGGACCTGGTCGATTTCCTGATCCAGGCCAATTATCTTACAGAAGACGTCATCGCGCAGGTGGCGGCTTCCACATCCCTGCTGCCCGTCGTGGACCTGGGCTCCATGCACATTCCCCAGGAGGTGCGCGAACTCATCACGCCGGAGCTCGCCAGGCGCTTCCGGGCCATCCCCATTTCCGACGACGGCTTTTCCGTCAACATCGCCATTGACGACCCGCTGAATCTGGAAACCATGGACAGCCTGCCCCAACTGATGGGGCGCGACGTGATTTTCAGCGTCGCCACCCACAGCGCGGTGGAAAGCCGCCTGAAAGAATTTTACCGTGACCTGACCGTTCCGGCAGACGCCGCCGGCCTGGATGGGGACGACGGAGACGCGCCCATCATCCGCCTGGTGCAGCAGATGCTGACGGACGCCTTCAAGATGCGGGCGTCCGACATTCACATTGAGCCCATGGAAAACCGGCTCCGCATCCGCTACCGCGTGGACGGCAAGCTGGTGGAGGTGGCCACTCATCCCAAGAAGCTGCTCAGCCCCATCATCGCGCGCCTCAAAGTGATGAGCACCACCATGAGCATCGCGGAAAAGCGCATGCCCCAGGACGGCCGAATCCAGATGAACATCGGCGGCAAGCAGATTGACCTCCGCGTGTCTTCCGTGCCCAGCAACCATGGGGAAAGCATCGTCATGCGTATTCTGGACAAGTCAGCCCTGGTGCTGGGTCTCCCCCAGCTCGGGTTCTTCTCGGATGATGAAGCCGTGTTCGACCGCCTCATCACTCTTCCGGACGGCATCATCCTGGTAACGGGCCCCACCGGTTCCGGTAAGACCACTACCCTTTACGCGTGCTTGAACCACATCAACCGCCCGGATAAAAAGATCATCACGGTGGAAGACCCCGTGGAATACGAACTTTCCGGCATCAACCAGGTGATGGTAAAGGCGGACATCGGCATGACCTTTGCCGCCGCCCTGCGCGCCATGCTCCGCCAGGCCCCCAACATCATCATGATCGGGGAAATTCGAGACATGGAGACGGCCAGCATCGCCATCAACGCCTCCCTGACGGGTCACCTGGTATTTTCCACCCTCCACACCAATGACGCCCCCAGCGCCGTGGCCCGTCTGGCGGACATCGGCATCAAACGCTTCCTGATCGCCTCTTCTGTCCGGGCCATCATGGCCCAGCGTCTTGTCCGCAAGCTGTGTGACCGCTGCAAGGTGGACGGCGTGCTGACGGAAAAGCAGGCGCATACGCTGAACATTGACATGTCCCGTCTCACTCCGGGCCAGATCAAGGCCCCCCACGGCTGCGACTTCTGCCGCGGCGGCGGGTTCAAGGGACGGATGGGCCTGTTTGAAATTTTCGAGATCGACGACGAAGTGCGACGCATGATCAACGAGAACCTGACCTCCCCCCAGCTGCGCCAGCGCGCCCGGGAACTGGGCATGAGAACCCTGAGAGAGGACGGCGTGCGCAAGGTGCTGGCCGGCCTCACCTCTCCGGAAGAAGTGCTGAACGTCACCATGGGAGACGCCAACTGA
- the dusB gene encoding tRNA dihydrouridine synthase DusB, translating to MTFSNRPASASLPFIKTDFPLFLAPMAGVTDPIFRTICKELGVDVMVTEFVSAEGILQAWERNRRYTKIEDAHRPIGIQLFGADGNHMGEAARIILDHEKPDFIDINFGCPVPKVVGKNGGSSLLKDLPLLASVAGGVVKAVGDRIPVTAKIRIGWDFQSLCAMDACRLLEDEGISMITIHGRTRSQQYSGTANWDIIDECARAMSVPVIGNGDISTPQAVAYVKENTAVSGVMIGRAAMENPWIFGDAKYYLLHGAMPPARDPQEKTDLILRHARMALESRHYGDELHTMRHMRSRILAYTKGFPGAKEMRSRLARVSSMAELEDLLSTLPRRRS from the coding sequence ATGACTTTTTCCAACCGCCCAGCTTCCGCTTCCCTGCCGTTTATCAAAACGGATTTCCCGTTGTTCCTGGCTCCGATGGCCGGAGTAACGGACCCCATTTTCCGCACCATCTGCAAGGAACTGGGGGTTGACGTCATGGTGACGGAGTTCGTCTCTGCGGAAGGCATTCTCCAGGCATGGGAGAGAAACCGGAGGTACACGAAGATAGAAGACGCGCACCGCCCCATAGGCATTCAGCTTTTCGGCGCGGACGGGAACCACATGGGAGAGGCCGCCAGAATAATCCTGGACCATGAGAAACCGGATTTCATCGATATCAACTTCGGCTGTCCGGTCCCCAAAGTGGTGGGCAAAAATGGAGGGTCCTCCCTGCTGAAAGACCTTCCCCTGCTGGCCTCCGTGGCCGGAGGCGTGGTGAAAGCCGTGGGCGACCGCATCCCCGTCACGGCCAAAATACGCATTGGCTGGGATTTCCAGAGCCTGTGCGCCATGGACGCGTGCCGCCTGCTGGAGGATGAAGGAATTTCCATGATTACCATTCACGGGCGCACCCGTTCCCAGCAGTATTCCGGCACGGCCAACTGGGACATCATTGACGAATGCGCACGGGCCATGTCCGTGCCGGTCATCGGGAACGGGGATATTTCCACCCCGCAGGCGGTAGCGTACGTGAAGGAAAACACAGCCGTCAGCGGCGTCATGATTGGCCGGGCGGCCATGGAGAATCCATGGATTTTCGGAGACGCCAAATATTATCTGCTGCACGGCGCCATGCCTCCGGCCAGGGATCCGCAGGAAAAGACGGACCTGATCCTGCGTCATGCCCGGATGGCCCTGGAGTCCCGCCATTACGGGGACGAACTCCACACCATGCGCCACATGAGGTCCCGCATTCTGGCTTACACGAAGGGGTTTCCGGGAGCCAAGGAAATGCGCTCCCGCCTGGCTCGCGTCTCCAGCATGGCGGAGCTGGAAGACCTGCTTTCCACCCTTCCCCGCCGGCGCTCCTGA
- a CDS encoding glycosyltransferase family 39 protein, with amino-acid sequence MAMLGWKIPLTLLIWSVIVIGACSDTSPLYSFYPSPDPSIFFMFGRGLLHGLLPYVEMADSKGPLLVWIYYAAAWIDGHSFAGIFLIQCVTLFTTLLLACGTARFYLSQRGSLLASMLLCLFLFDSFPFQRGGGVEELCWPGMAAVVYGLVRYFRMRDRRSLLFLFGTAGVFAGAASMMKFSIAFPVCALGGVLCLWLWWNGRRKEAAVALGVALAGFLAVVVPCSAWLVSNGVWKEAMNEYLLCSVRYGTVSQDTTWWARLLRPAPVRCLSDVLMWVAVIWALAIAGWRQLKTQKALLFTALLYIFFKVEMFSVYNYYYNSILSPMMIWVTIFFVARAERRFSLCMPRMAAATLAIACLTGTGVAAGLTGAVRKGDFVWNGREFYSPAVRERLASFSEASVLYLGWLDRGFGITWDWKPCGRYWFLQNFPSEEMVREQYDYIEQGIPDIIHTSSRDDDSFLRQHGYKPLMPELDGGFWCRVSQGDGEPSPEE; translated from the coding sequence ATGGCTATGCTGGGGTGGAAAATCCCGCTGACGCTTCTTATCTGGTCCGTTATCGTGATTGGAGCGTGTTCGGATACCTCTCCCTTGTACTCCTTTTATCCATCTCCGGACCCTTCCATTTTTTTCATGTTCGGGCGGGGGCTGCTTCACGGGCTTCTCCCCTATGTGGAAATGGCGGACAGCAAGGGGCCCCTGCTGGTTTGGATTTATTATGCCGCCGCGTGGATTGACGGGCATTCATTTGCCGGAATATTCCTCATTCAGTGCGTAACCCTTTTTACGACGCTTCTGCTGGCTTGCGGGACGGCGCGTTTTTATCTGTCACAACGCGGCAGCCTGCTGGCTTCCATGCTGTTGTGCCTGTTTCTGTTTGATTCGTTTCCCTTCCAGCGCGGGGGAGGGGTGGAGGAATTGTGCTGGCCGGGGATGGCGGCCGTGGTTTACGGGCTGGTCCGGTATTTCCGGATGCGGGACAGGCGCAGCCTGCTGTTTCTGTTCGGCACGGCCGGGGTATTTGCCGGGGCAGCCTCCATGATGAAGTTCTCCATAGCCTTTCCCGTGTGCGCTTTAGGCGGGGTTCTGTGCCTGTGGCTGTGGTGGAACGGGCGGAGAAAAGAAGCGGCGGTGGCTTTAGGGGTGGCGCTAGCCGGCTTCCTGGCCGTGGTTGTCCCCTGTTCGGCCTGGCTGGTATCCAACGGTGTTTGGAAAGAAGCGATGAATGAGTACCTGTTGTGCTCCGTGCGTTATGGAACGGTGTCCCAGGATACCACATGGTGGGCCAGGCTGCTCAGGCCGGCTCCGGTCCGCTGCCTGTCCGACGTACTGATGTGGGTGGCCGTCATCTGGGCTCTGGCGATAGCGGGCTGGCGTCAATTAAAAACGCAAAAGGCGCTCCTCTTTACGGCCCTGCTGTATATCTTCTTCAAGGTGGAGATGTTCAGCGTGTACAACTACTATTACAATTCCATCCTTTCACCCATGATGATCTGGGTGACTATCTTCTTTGTGGCCCGGGCGGAACGGCGCTTTTCCCTGTGCATGCCGCGGATGGCGGCCGCAACGCTGGCAATCGCCTGCCTCACGGGGACCGGAGTGGCTGCCGGGCTGACGGGCGCCGTCCGGAAAGGAGACTTTGTCTGGAATGGCAGGGAGTTTTATTCCCCCGCCGTCCGGGAACGGCTGGCCTCTTTTTCCGAAGCCTCCGTCCTGTATCTGGGCTGGCTGGACAGGGGCTTCGGCATTACCTGGGACTGGAAGCCGTGCGGAAGATACTGGTTCCTTCAAAACTTCCCGTCGGAGGAAATGGTCAGGGAGCAGTATGATTACATTGAGCAGGGTATACCGGACATCATCCACACCAGTTCACGGGATGATGATTCTTTTCTGCGGCAGCACGGCTATAAGCCTTTGATGCCGGAGCTGGACGGGGGATTCTGGTGCCGGGTGTCACAGGGGGACGGCGAGCCTTCCCCCGAAGAATAA